In Aedes albopictus strain Foshan chromosome 3, AalbF5, whole genome shotgun sequence, the following are encoded in one genomic region:
- the LOC109422328 gene encoding WD repeat-containing protein 43: MSRSSAREYSRDGKYFAFINSQGKLVVYEVETSNVSQIYTPNLHLNVPCTCFAWVEVGGQSSSAKKKKKRSSTTGTEGERKTCVIFGTSKGTVSLYGLASGTVEKEFEGAGHSGPITALCIEGDCLFTAGSDGKVVEWSLTNCVQRKVHNLGVEKLSCLVVIEQGSTILAGSKQLKLWDLDKERATKTLVGHTSNTVLTRKIVSQDGGTFVLTGSVNDRNVSLWSTEGDERTAVGLFTLDDAPEYLSARMVGGKLHLVAVSRSGVAHYFIKSFDKININKPIKANYTYEVALDTAGSGSKAVDRLPIFTASVDFSANQEQILVGYGSDLSLKFEQITIDKDLKHNVIIREQTKGMLPKDKSERDLKAKTPAVDKSIAEYLNPVNASKKSLKTVEIPMEARLENLALTADGGDSRSRASQKNMVHLLVQGLHSKDAEILRSVFSKNDPEQIQRTAERIPAQYVSALLNELSSLMQKKTVHVATAVCWLKALIHSHASQLMALGSESLLSNFGTCLGIIEYRVEHANSLSKLSGRLGLLVSQIDRTERLAKNPDEVANPHVLVYQEEDDSDVDSVIGKDHGSSDEEYDGMMDDDGLEDGEEEDDYEDGENALAGSFVRVRNGTAKRGDGSMLKLKVDEESSDQDDEDEEDDEEMEVSD; encoded by the exons ATGTCCCGGTCTAGTGCACGCGAGTACTCTCGCGACGGCAAGTATTTTGCCTTCATCAACAGCCAGGGGAAGCTGGTGGTGTACGAGGTTGAAACGAGCAACGTGAGCCAAATCTACACGCCCAATTTGCACCTGAACGTTCCCTGTACGTGCTTTGCCTGGGTTGAGGTCGGTGGCCAATCCAGCAgtgccaagaagaaaaagaaacggAGCAGCACCACCGGGACAGAGGGGGAACGGAAAACTTGTGTGATTTTCGGAACCAGCAAAGGAACAGTTTCCCTGTACGGTTTAGCATCGGGCACAGTCGAGAAGGAATTCGAGGGTGCGGGGCATTCGGGGCCGATAACGGCGCTTTGCATAGAAGGCGATTGCTTGTTTACGGCCGGGTCGGATGGAAAGGTTGTTGAGTGGAGTTTGACAAATTGCGTGCAGCGAAAGGTTCACAATCTTGGCGTGGAGAAGCTGAGCTGTCTGGTTGTGATCGAACAAGGATCGACGATTTTGGCGGGGTCCAAGCAGTTGAAGCTGTGGGATTTGGATAAGGAAAGAGCAACGAAGACGTTGGTTGGCCACACATCGAATACGGTTCTGACCAGGAAGATTGTCAGCCAGGATGGCGGTACGTTTGTTCTGACGGGTTCGGTGAACGATCGTAACGTTTCCCTGTGGTCGACCGAGGGAGATGAACGAACCGCCGTTGGACTGTTTACCTTGGATGACGCTCCGGAGTATTTGTCGGCACGGATGGTGGGAGGGAAGCTGCATCTGGTGGCCGTTTCCCGATCCGGGGTGGCACATTATTTCATCAAAAGCTTTGACAA AATCAACATTAACAAACCTATCAAAGCGAACTACACGTACGAAGTGGCCTTGGACACGGCTGGTTCCGGCTCGAAAGCCGTAGATCGGTTGCCAATTTTCACCGCCAGTGTCGATTTTTCTGCAAACCAGGAACAGATTCTAGTTGGTTACGGTTCCGACCTGAGCCTCAAATTCGAACAGATCACCATCGATAAGGACCTGAAGCACAATGTCATCATCCGCGAACAGACCAAAGGGATGCTCCCCAAGGATAAGTCTGAACGGGACCTGAAAGCGAAAACACCCGCCGTCGATAAGTCCATAGCTGAATATTTGAACCCGGTTAACGCCAGCAAGAAATCGCTGAAAACGGTCGAAATTCCAATGGAGGCACGTCTGGAGAATCTGGCCCTGACGGCGGATGGTGGCGACTCCCGGTCGAGGGCTAGCCAGAAAAATATGGTCCACCTGCTGGTGCAGGGCCTCCACAGTAAGGATGCCGAAATCCTTCGCAGTGTGTTCAGTAAAAACGACCCGGAACAGATCCAGCGGACGGCGGAGCGAATACCGGCCCAATACGTGAGCGCACTGTTGAACGAGTTGTCCAGCCTGATGCAGAAGAAAACTGTCCA CGTTGCAACGGCCGTATGCTGGCTTAAGGCACTGATACACAGCCACGCAAGTCAGCTGATGGCTTTGGGATCGGAAAGTCTGCTGTCCAACTTTGGAACCTGCCTGGGGATAATCGAATACCGAGTGGAACATGCCAACTCGCTTTCAAA GTTGAGTGGACGCCTGGGTTTGCTGGTCAGTCAGATCGATCGGACCGAACGGTTGGCCAAGAACCCGGATGAGGTGGCTAATCCACATGTGCTGGTTTACCAAGAGGAAGACGATTCCGATGTGGATTCGGTTATCGGAAAGGACCACGGCTCGTCAGATGAGGAGTACGACGGAATGATGGACGACGATGGTCTGGAGGATGGGGAAGAGGAAGACGATTATGAGGACGGGGAGAATGCTCTGGCTGGCAGTTTTGTCCGGGTGAGAAACGGAACTGCGAAGCGAGGTGACGGAAGCATGCTGAAACTGAAAGTCGACGAAGAGTCCAGCGATCAGGATGACGAGGACGAAGAGGATGACGAAGAAATGGAAGTTTCCGACTAG